A single Diceros bicornis minor isolate mBicDic1 chromosome 7, mDicBic1.mat.cur, whole genome shotgun sequence DNA region contains:
- the LOC131409032 gene encoding olfactory receptor 51L1 — MVVWNNNDTVEPIFILRGFPGLEYVHSWLSIPFCLAYLVAFIGNITILSVVWIESSLHQPLYFFLSILALTDLGMSLSTLPTMLAVSWLDAQEIQASACYCQLFFIHTFTFLESSVLLAMAFDRFVAICRPLHYTTILTNSVIGKIALACLLRSMGVVLPTPLLLRHYHYCHVNALSHAFCLHQDVLRLSCSDARINSVYGLCVVISTLGMDSVFILLSYVLILNAVLGIVSREERLKALNTCVSHICVVLIFFVPVIGVSMVHRFGKHLSPIVHILMADIYLLLPPVLNPIVYSVRTKQIRLGILRKFGLGRRL, encoded by the coding sequence ATGGTGGTCTGGAATAACAACGATACTGTGGAGCCCATATTTATTCTGAGGGGTTTTCCTGGGCTGGAGTATGTTCATTCGTGGCTCTCAATCCCATTCTGTCTTGCATACTTGGTAGCATTTATTGGTAATATTACCATCCTCTCCGTCGTTTGGATAGAGTCCTCACTCCACCAGCccttgtattttttcctttccatcttgGCACTAACTGATCTAGGTATGTCCCTGTCCACACTTCCCACCATGCTTGCTGTGTCATGGTTGGACGCTCAGGAGATCCAGGCAAGTGCTTGCTATTGTCAGCTCTTCTTCATCCACACATTTACTTTCCTGGAGTCCTCAGTGCTGCTGGCTATGGCCTTTGACCGTTTTGTTGCTATCTGCCGTCCACTGCACTACACCaccattctcaccaacagtgtaatAGGCAAGATTGCTTTGGCCTGCTTGCTAAGAAGCATGGGAGTTGTACTGCCCACGCCTTTGCTACTGAGACACTATCACTACTGCCATGTCAATGCCCTCTCTCATGCCTTCTGTTTGCACCAGGATGTTCTGAGATTATCCTGTTCAGATGCCAGGATCAACAGTGTTTATGGACTGTGTGTAGTTATCTCCACACTTGGCATGGATTCCGTTTTCATACTTCTTTCTTATGTCCTGATTCTGAATGCTGTGCTGGGCATTGTATCTCGTGAAGAGAGGCTAAAGGCACTCAACACATGTGTATCCCATATCTGTGTAGTGCTCATCTTCTTTGTGCCAGTTATTGGGGTGTCAATGGTCCATCGCTTTGGGAAGCATCTGTCTCCCATAGTCCACATCCTCATGGCTGACATCTACCTGCTTCTTCCCCCAGTGCTTAATCCTATTGTCTACAGTGTGAGGACAAAGCAGATTCGTCTAGGAATTCTCCGCAAGTTTGGACTAGGGAGGAGGCTTTAA
- the LOC131409033 gene encoding olfactory receptor 51G2-like, which yields MSVFNSSALYPRFLLTGLSGLESRYGLISFPIFFVYGTSVAGNITILFIIRTEPSLHQPMYYFLSMLALTDLGLSITTLPTMFSVFWFHAREISFNACLVQMYFIHVFSITESAVLLAMAFDRFVAIREPLRCAAILTDGVIIGIGLAIAGRALALVFPASFLLKRLQYHPVNILSYPFCLHQDLIKTTVSTHWVSSIYGLIVVICSMGLDSVLLLLSYILILGTVLSIASKTERVKALNTCISHICAVLTFYTPMIGLSMIRRYGQNASPSVHVLMANVYLLVPPFMNPIVYSVKTKQIRDRILKKFKQQKGEKNLYNTTFLLLSFTFMRIFHINVEF from the coding sequence ATGTCTGTCTTCAATAGCTCTGCTCTATACCCTCGCTTCCTCCTGACAGGCCTCTCAGGCCTCGAAAGCAGATATGGCTTGATTTCCTTCCCCATCTTCTTTGTTTATGGCACCTCAGTTGCAGGAAACATTACCATCCTATTTATCATCAGAACTGAGCCTTCCCTCCACCAACCAATGTACTACTTTCTATCAATGCTGGCACTTACCGACCTGGGCCTATCCATCACAACCTTGCCTACCATGTTCAGTGTGTTCTGGTTCCATGCCAGGGAGATCTCCTTCAATGCTTGTCTGGTCCAGATGTACTTCATTCATGTTTTCTCAATTACTGAGTCAGCTGTGCTGTTGGCCATGGCCTTCGACCGCTTTGTAGCAATCCGAGAGCCCCTGCGTTGTGCAGCCATTCTAACCGATGGCGTAATCATTGGGATTGGGTTGGCAATTGCTGGAAGGGCCTTGGCTCTGGTCTTTCCAGCTTCCTTCCTCCTAAAGAGGCTTCAATATCATCCTGTCAATATTCTCTCCTACCCCTTCTGCCTGCACCAGGACCTCATAAAGACAACTGTATCCACCCATTGGGTTAGCAGCATCTATGGCCTTATAGTGGTCATTTGCTCCATGGGACTTGATTCAGTGCTCCTCCTTCTCTCCTACATCCTCATCCTCGGCACAGTGTTGAGTATAGCCTCCAAGACAGAGAGGGTGAAAGCCCTCAATACCTGTATCTCCCACATCTGTGCTGTGCTCACCTTCTATACACCAATGATTGGGCTATCTATGATCCGTCGCTATGGGCAGAATGCTTCTCCAAGTGTCCATGTGCTCATGGCCAATGTCTACTTGCTGGTTCCACCCTTCATGAACCCTATTGTCTACAGTGTCAAAACCAAGCAGATTCGTGACAGAATCCTCAAGAAATTCAAGCAACAGAAAGGTGAAAAAAATCTCTACAACACAACTTTCCTCCTCCTGTCCTTTACATTTATGAGAATATTTCATATTAATGTGGAATTCTGA
- the MMP26 gene encoding matrix metalloproteinase-26, which yields MQPAILIATIFLPWCLTFPVPPGTDLKRLDFVMDNFQQFFLPKKESPLLTQRKEIQFQQKFHLNETDVQNKQMLAMLHQPRCGVTDAATDSIFPGSSKWNKHTLTYRIINYPREMKPDTVKDIMHDAVSVWSNVTPLIFQQAKSQDADITLSFWDLAHGDDWPFDGPGGILGHAFLPDSEAPGVIHFDKGERWSNSYKGFNLFLVAIHELGHSLGLRHSRSQNSIMYPSYVYQDPRTFHLDVDDIQRIQQLYGVCLLEGRGISAGSFTGSLLFSSVPIRKKMFI from the exons ATGCAACCTGCCATCTTAATAGCTACTATTTTCCTGCCTTGGTGCCTGACTTTCCCGGTGCCCCCAGGTACAGACCTGAAAAGATTGGACTTTGTTATG GACAATTTCCAACAGTTTTTCCTGCCCAAGAAAGAATCACCACTCCTTACCCAGAGGAAAGAGATACAGTTCCAGCAGAAGTTCCATCTGAATGAGACAGACGTACAAAACAAGCAGATGCTGGCTATGCTACACCAGCCTCGCTGTGGAGTAACTGATGCGGCTACTGACTCTATCTTCCCCGGAAGTTCCAAATGGAATAAGCACACTCTGACCTATAG GATTATcaattacccaagagaaatgaagccAGACACAGTGAAAGACATCATGCATGATGCGGTTTCCGTGTGGAGCAACGTGACCCCCTTAATCTTCCAGCAAGCAAAGAGTCAAGATGCAGACATCACGCTTTCTTTCTGGGACCTGG CCCATGGAGATGATTGGCCCTTTGATGGGCCAGGTGGTATCCTAGGCCATGCTTTTTTACCAGATTCTGAAGCTCCAGGAGTTATCCACTTTGACAAGGGAGAACGTTGGTCAAATTCATACAAAG GGTTTAATCTGTTCCTGGTTGCCATTCATGAGCTAGGTCATTCTCTGGGCCTGCGCCACTCCAGAAGTCAGAACTCTATCATGTATCCTAGCTATGTGTATCAGGACCCTAGAACCTTCCACCTCGATGTTGATGACATCCAAAGAATCCAGCAACTGTATGGTGTGTGCCTGCTGGAAGGGAGGGGGATCTCGGCAGGAAGTTTCACTGGGAGTTTACTGTTTTCTTCTGTCCCCATCAGGAAAAAGATGTTCATCTGA